The window TCCTTGTTTGCCAACCCTTTTTCATAGTAGCGCCTTGATATTTTCCAGTACCTTCGCACTCTCTGCGTCCAGCTTGGCAATTTCGTCCATAATCTCTTGGGGCTCACGGTGAATTATTTCTTTTCCACCGTTCGGGTTTTTCACCGACAGATCAAAAGTTGACTGGTCGATGGTTTTGGCGTCCACGCTCCAGCTCTTGGGCGAATCGGCAAAACTCTTTTGCAGTTTCACGAACTCGGCAAGGTCGACGTCATTAAGTGGGTTGGTCTTGCCCATGTTGCGACCGGGATCGAGCTGGTAGAACCAGACTTTCCGAGTTGGCGCGCCTTTCTCGAAGAAGAGCACGACGGTCTTCACCCCAGCGCCTTGAAACGTGCCACCGGGAAGGTCCAACACTGTGTGCAGGTTGCAACTTTCCAGCAGGAGTTTGCGCAGGCTTACAGAAGCATTGTCGGTGTTGGAGAGGAATGTGTTCTTGATGACCACGCCGCCACGTCCACCAGCCTTTAAGATTTTAATAAAGTGTTGAAGGAAAAGAAAAGCCGTCTCGCCAGTGCGAATCGGGAAGTTTTGCTGAACTTCCTTACGCTCCTTACCACCGAAGGGTGGATTGGCCAGCACCACGTCGTAGCGGTCCTTTTCCTGAATATCGGCCAGGTTCTCGGTGAGCGTGTTGGTGTGGATGATGTTCGGCGCATCGATGCCGTGCAGGATCATGTTCATAATCGCGATAACATAGGCGAGGGATTTCTTTTCCTTCCCGTAGAAGGTGCTGGTCTGGAGCTTGGTAAGGTCTTTGGTGGTGAGCTTGCCCTGTGTCTTCAAATACTCGAATGCCTCACACAAGAAACCTGCCGAACCGACCGCGCCGTCATAAATGCGCTCGCCGATTTTGGGCTTCACGACATGGACTATGGCGCGGATAAGCGGACGCGGGGTGTAATACTCGCCGCCGTTCCTGCCCGCATTGCCCATGTTTTTGATCTTTGCTTCGTAGAGGTGAGATAGTTCGTGCTTCTCATTCTGCGAGCGGAAGCGTAGTTCGTCGATGTGGTCTATGATCTCCCGCAGGTTATAGCCGCTGGAAATTTTGTTCTTGATCTCTCCGAAGATTTGCCCGATTTTGTATTCGATGGTGTTCGGCCCGGTAGCCTTCTGTTTGAAGTCGTGCAGGTAGGGGAAGAGTTTCTGATTGACGAAGTCGCGGAGATCATCGCCGGTCAGGGTGGCGTTGTGGTCGAGCTTGTCATCTTTGCCCTTGGGCGCGGCCCACGTTTCCCAGCGGTAGGGCTTGTCGAGGATATAAGTGTATTTCTTACCGTTCAGCGCGGCTTCGGCGACACGGTCTTGTTCCAAATCATCGAGATATTTAAGGAACAGCAGCCATGAGGTCTGCTCCGTGTAATCTAGCTCGCTGGTGCAACCGGCATCTTTCCAGAGAACATCGTCGATATTTTTGAAGGCTTGTTCGAACATAAGTGCCTATCCTCCTCTGCGCCATCATTTTATGATGGCGAGATTGCTAACACGCTTGCGTTATTGATTCAACCTAAAATCCCAGGATATAAAGGGAAGCCAAAGAAAACAAAATGGTTATAAAAACATACACTTTATACGCTTATCTTTTTCTAATGACAGATGTAAGATCATAGCTGAAGTTGAAATTAAATAGAGTTTCACAATTACATTTATTCATGCTATACTACCGAACGTTTCCATAAAGGATATGAAGACTCAAGCAACTATTATAAATAATCGTAGCTTTGTTCATACTAATGACAGGTCAATCCGCATTGCTTTAAGAGAGAATCTAGAGGGAAGTCGTAAAGAAAACCCAGAAATAAAAATTATTGAAGAGTTAGGATTGTCTCATGGTGCCGCTCGAATTGATTTGGCGGTTGTTAATGGGTCAATTCATGGTTATGAATTGAAAAGTGATGTAGACACGCTAGGTCGTTTATTTGAACAAATGCAAATATATAACGCAGTACTTGATCAAATAACATTGGTAGTTGGTAAATGTCACCTACATAAAGCATTCAAGATGGTTCCAGAATGGTGGGGCATTATAATAGCAAAAATTTCACCATCTGACAAAGGAGTTTCATTTTGTAATATACGTGAAGCAATAGATAATCCATATCAGGATAATGTTGCGATTGCTTCACTTTTGTGGAGGGAAGAGGCTCTTGCAATTTTAGAAGAAAGAGGACGAGCAGAAGGTGTTCGTTCCAAAACTAGAATAAAGCTATATGAACGCCTTACTGAAGTTATGGATGGGCAAACTTTAAAAACTTCAGTCAGAAAATGTCTTTGCTCTAGGATAAATTGGCGATCTGCTTCACAGTGCAGGCCAAGTGGTGATTGATTCCAGCTATCAACCACGTCATTGGATTTCCCGTCTTTCCCTTTAGGTTCGTTCCTTTATCGGCAATATACTTATCACCAAAACTAAATTTAGCGCCGAAAAAATCGGAATGTTGCGATAATAGCCGTGCATTAGCTAAATATTGAATGTGCTTATTTTTTTGTCCTCGCATGACAAGCCATTTGTCATTCAGTGTATATCTTATGCTCGCGCTGGGAGAAAAAGACTGAAAAGATTCATTATAGATGGGATGTTGAATGGTATAGTCTGAAAAAGAAGGGTTCCTTTTCAATTTGCTAGACTTAATTTGAGTGAACCAGTTCTTCCAGTCGTGGCGAGCAACATAATTTACGCCTAAAACAAAACTAGTTAAGTCCACCGGAAAGGACCCACAAGCAAACGTAAAAGTTCTCCACTTTAATAAATTAGGAATTTGTTCACATAAATTATGAAGCCTTGAACAACCATCATCTAGTATTTGAAAATCTATTAACAAATCAATTTCACTTTCCTCAACATCTTGGTCAATTAAAAACTGTTTAACTTTATCACCGACGTTAATGTCACTATTAAAATCAGAGCGAAACAATCTTAGACAAATTCCGGATTGTTTTTCTTTCGAGACAGAGACCATCGCTGACTGAATGGATTTGTCTGAACTTAGGTTAACAACCGGGATTAAAGTAGCACCAATTATATTTCCAGTTTTTATAATTTCAGTGATAGCTTCCTTTCTTAAGGAAGCATCTATTAAACCAACGTCAACAAAGGCAGGACTGCTTCCCCAAGACTCGAAAATCTCTACTGGTATCTGTGGTATCTGAATTTTAAGGATCTCTATTGATTTCTTAAGTTGTTCTTCCCAAGTGGGAAGTTGTTCGTCTTTCTTAGAAGCTTTTGGCTTAGACATTATCAGTTGAATCAACGGAGTAATAAGATTCTTTTCCTTTTCTTTTAAATATTTCAACGCATAGTATTCGGAAGCTTTCCACTTTAATGTTGGCACATAATGTTTATAATCAAACATGTTATTTATCACTCCATTTTTCTTTAATAAAACATTGTCTTACTTTTGACTGGGTTATTATGTTATTTAAATAAACATATCTTCCGCCTTCACGGCGCATTCTCCCAGCAACAATGGCCGTGTGTATTCCTAATTCTTTAGCTAAACTTTCAGCCGCAATAGCTGATGGAATTAATCTTGCAGGGCTATTTTCCCATTTGTTTTGTGGAATAAGGGCCTCTTGAGCTAATTTGTCGGCTTCTTGTTCTTGACTATTTAAATCTGTATTATCCAGATTATCATAGAAAAAATTAGATTCTTGATCGTAGTGCAGCGCAATATGCGCTAATTCATGCATTAGAGTAAACCAAAAATTATCAAGGCGATCGTGCCTAATTGTTAGGCCAATAATTGGATGTTTTTTATCTAGCAC of the Deltaproteobacteria bacterium CG11_big_fil_rev_8_21_14_0_20_49_13 genome contains:
- a CDS encoding type I restriction endonuclease subunit M is translated as MFEQAFKNIDDVLWKDAGCTSELDYTEQTSWLLFLKYLDDLEQDRVAEAALNGKKYTYILDKPYRWETWAAPKGKDDKLDHNATLTGDDLRDFVNQKLFPYLHDFKQKATGPNTIEYKIGQIFGEIKNKISSGYNLREIIDHIDELRFRSQNEKHELSHLYEAKIKNMGNAGRNGGEYYTPRPLIRAIVHVVKPKIGERIYDGAVGSAGFLCEAFEYLKTQGKLTTKDLTKLQTSTFYGKEKKSLAYVIAIMNMILHGIDAPNIIHTNTLTENLADIQEKDRYDVVLANPPFGGKERKEVQQNFPIRTGETAFLFLQHFIKILKAGGRGGVVIKNTFLSNTDNASVSLRKLLLESCNLHTVLDLPGGTFQGAGVKTVVLFFEKGAPTRKVWFYQLDPGRNMGKTNPLNDVDLAEFVKLQKSFADSPKSWSVDAKTIDQSTFDLSVKNPNGGKEIIHREPQEIMDEIAKLDAESAKVLENIKALL